A genomic stretch from Lathyrus oleraceus cultivar Zhongwan6 chromosome 2, CAAS_Psat_ZW6_1.0, whole genome shotgun sequence includes:
- the LOC127120267 gene encoding uncharacterized protein LOC127120267, producing the protein MPSRGVPAAEALLASGRNSEKLSLPALQSKMKCDPEGYESELLLIRSQFNSSLELFQQQAAMNFTSISGISNDPTIAKDLAEKAMFLSHMTRFYPNHLDDFPHKLADLLGCAARTLPSGLRKDLASSLILLINREIINIKDTLPLFMELQTLGDKPLRELAFNHVVKSIKRMNLKRKDEAKNRALQNILFAMLQDEDEGRAKRALVTLCDLHKRQIWFDERTANAICTASFHSSSRILIATLCFLLDYEKIENYHDSDDSDSDEELTVTPQVMLTRETVYKASHQGTSASKKKKKKKLDRIIRGMKKKQRGSSEKTNNIYYSPLNHLKDPQGFVEKLFSRLQKCNERFEVKMMMLKVIARTVGLHHLILLNFYPYLQKYIQPHQRDVTNLLAAAVQACHDEVPADDVMPLFKQIVNQFVHDRSRPEAITVGINAVREMCLRIPLLMSEDLLQDLALYKKSHEKGVSIAARSLITLFREICPSLLIKKDRGRPTDPKARPKAYGEVNIATDVPGAELLQNSDDDVEQDGNHSDDSAHSDSDDDQEDDQVSLNLNDENQLGSDNTGSDDDEDKDPDVVSEDENDGSSDYETNDDVEDEDDDDLEDSEEDDEEDGEISNHEGDGDLHTIHDGSMDTKTTLNDSTKKRKFRDFNDQLISADTSLRALKKLAGTTIENSLPEKEDGILSNEDFQRIKELKARKEARTALAQHGLVKSSTNKIPSSDQLSLKRVDGSMLEAHVKKKLNKEERLAMVRAGREERGQYHSRAAVKQKKTGGLSNRQKEHKKSMPLIAKRNKIARVKLEKKIKRQRSGKQFRGRKAWQ; encoded by the exons ATGCCTTCTCGCGGCGTACCTGCGGCGGAGGCTCTTCTAGCCTCCGGTCGGAACTCCGAGAAGCTAAGCCTCCCAGCTCTCCAATCGAAGATGAAGTGCGACCCTGAAGGCTACGAATCGGAGCTTCTCCTTATCCGCAGCCAATTCAACTCCTCACTCGAACTCTTCCAGCAACAAGCCGCAATGAACTTCACTTCCATATCTGGAATCAGTAACGATCCCACCATTGCCAAAGATCTCGCCGAGAAGGCCATGTTTCTCTCCCACATGACTAGATTTTACCCTAACCACCTCGATGATTTCCCTCACAAACTCGCTGATTTACTTGGATGCGCCGCACGTACGCTTCCGTCTGGACTTCGTAAAGACCTAGCTAGCTCTCTTATTCTGCTTATCAATCGAGAG ATTATTAATATTAAAGATACACTTCCGTTGTTCATGGAGCTTCAAACCCTAGGCGATAAACCGTTGAGGGAGTTGGCCTTTAATCATGTTGTTAAGAGCATAAAGCGGATGAATCTAAAGCGTAAGGACGAAGCCAAAAACCGCGCACTTCAGAACATTCTTTTCGCCATGCTTCAG GATGAGGATGAAGGCCGGGCCAAGAGGGCGCTTGTGACTCTATGCGACCTTCACAAAAGACAAATATGGTTTGATGAGAGAACAGCAAATGCAATTTGCACTGCTTCCTTCCATTCATCGTCAAG AATCTTGATAGCAACATTATGTTTTCTGCTTGATTATGAGAAGATTGAAAACTACCACGATAGTGATGACTCAGACAGTGATGAGGAATTGACCGTAACACCTCAAGTTATGCTTACAAGGGAGACAGTTTACAAG GCAAGCCACCAAGGCACATCAGCTagcaaaaagaaaaagaagaagaaattgGACCGCATAATACGCGGCATGAAAAAGAAACAGCGCGGATCATCTGAAAAAACCAACAACATCTATTATTCACCACTCAACCATCTGAAAGACCCCCAG GGTTTTGTTGAGAAGCTGTTCTCTCGTCTGCAGAAATGTAACGAACGATTTGAG GTCAAGATGATGATGTTGAAAGTGATTGCTCGAACAGTTGGGCTTCACCATTTAATTTTACTTAACTTTTACCCTTatcttcagaaatatatccag CCCCATCAACGAGACGTTACAAATTTGCTTGCAGCAGCGGTCCAGGCTTGCCATGATGAG GTTCCTGCAGATGATGTCATGCCCTTGTTCAAACAAATTGTAAATCAATTTGTACATGATCGCTCACGTCCAGAG GCTATCACTGTTGGAATAAATGCAGTAAGGGAGATGTGCCTGCGTATACCACTG TTAATGAGTGAAGATTTACTACAAGACCTTGCCCTCTATAAGAAGTCACATGAGAAGGGAGTTTCAATAGCAGCTCGATCTTTGATTACATTATTCCGAGAG ATTTGCCCTTCACTACTAATTAAGAAGGACCGAGGGCGACCTACTGACCCCAAGGCTAGACCAAAGGCTTATGGAGAAGTCAATATTGCGACTGACGTTCCTGGTGCTGAACTGTTGCAGAATAGTGACGATGATGTTGAGCAGGATGGTAATCATTCTGATGATTCTGCACATAGTGACTCAGACGATGACCAGGAAGATGATCAGGTAAGTTTAAATCTCAACGATGAGAACCAGCTAGGCAGTGATAACACCggaagtgatgatgatgaagacAAAGATCCTGATGTTGTATCAGAAGATGAAAACGATGGAAGTTCTGATTATGAAACCAATGACGATGTTGAagatgaggatgatgatgatctagaagacagtgaagaggatgatgaagaggatgGTGAGATTTCAAATCATGAAGGAGATGGTGATCTGCATACAATTCATGATGGAAGTATGGATACAAAAACTACATTAAATGACTCGACAAAAAAGAGGAAGTTTAGAGATTTCAATGATCAACTTATATCTGCTGATACAAGTCTCCGGGCTTTGAAGAAATTGGCAGGAACAACAATAGAGAATTCACTGCCAGAAAAGGAAGATGGAATTCTTTCTAATGAAGACTTCCAGAGGATCAAGGAACTAAAG GCAAGAAAAGAAGCAAGAACTGCATTAGCGCAACATGGGCTTGTAAAGTCATCAACAAATAAGATTCCAAGCTCTGATCAACTTAGTTTAAAGCGAGTTGATGGTTCCATGCTTGAA GCTCATGTAAAGAAAAAGCTTAACAAGGAGGAGAGGTTGGCAATGGTTAGAGCAGGGAGGGAGGAAAGAGGACAGTACCATTCTCGAGCAGCTGTAAAACAGAAAAAG ACGGGTGGTCTTAGTAACAGACAAAAGGAACACAAGAAAAGCATGCCTCTAATTGCGAAGAGGAACAAGATAGCAAGAGTTAAGCTAGAGAAAAAGATTAAACGGCAGAGGTCTGGCAAACAATTCCGGGGGAGGAAAGCGTGGCAATAG